The proteins below are encoded in one region of Actinomycetota bacterium:
- a CDS encoding adenosylhomocysteinase encodes MPEVVAHDVKDLGLAERGKLKIELIDKRMHVLASIRERFEKEQPLAGIRVSACLHVTTETANLVRTLKAGGADVVLCASNPLSTQDDTAAALVKEYGISTYAIKGEDNDTYYKHITAAVDHHPHVTMDDGADVIGVVHAERSDQIDEILGGTEETTTGVIRLQSMEADGVLKFPVVAVNEANTKHLFDNRYGTGQSTIDGIIRATNMLLAGLDLVVAGYGWCGRGVAMRASGHGARVTVVEVDPLRALEAVMDGYRVAPIAEAAKYGDIFVTATGNKHVIRGEHMDVMKDGAIICNTGHFNVEIDIPALENMSTARRTVRDFMEEFTQTDGRIIYLLAEGRLVNLSAAEGHPAQVMDMSFANQALAAEFIVKNHANLENKVYPVPVEIDEQIAALKLESMGFSIDTLTEEQVKYLASWNEGT; translated from the coding sequence GTGCCAGAAGTAGTAGCCCATGACGTCAAAGACCTCGGCCTGGCCGAGAGAGGCAAGCTCAAGATCGAGCTGATCGACAAGCGCATGCACGTACTGGCCTCGATTCGCGAACGCTTTGAGAAGGAGCAGCCGCTGGCGGGAATCCGCGTATCCGCCTGTCTGCACGTGACAACCGAGACCGCCAATCTGGTGCGTACGCTCAAGGCCGGCGGCGCCGATGTCGTGCTTTGCGCCTCCAATCCGCTGAGCACCCAGGACGATACTGCCGCCGCCCTGGTCAAGGAGTATGGCATCAGCACATATGCCATCAAGGGCGAGGACAACGACACTTATTACAAGCATATTACCGCCGCGGTCGATCATCATCCGCACGTGACCATGGATGACGGCGCCGACGTCATCGGCGTTGTGCACGCCGAGCGCTCGGATCAGATCGACGAGATCCTGGGCGGGACTGAAGAGACGACCACCGGCGTCATCCGCCTGCAGAGCATGGAGGCCGACGGCGTGCTCAAGTTCCCCGTGGTCGCCGTAAACGAGGCGAACACGAAGCACCTGTTCGATAACCGTTACGGCACCGGGCAGTCCACTATCGATGGCATCATCCGCGCCACAAACATGCTGCTCGCCGGCCTCGACCTGGTCGTCGCCGGCTATGGCTGGTGCGGACGTGGCGTCGCCATGCGAGCCTCGGGTCACGGCGCCCGGGTGACCGTAGTCGAGGTCGACCCGCTGCGGGCTCTTGAAGCGGTCATGGACGGCTACCGCGTCGCCCCTATCGCCGAGGCCGCGAAGTACGGCGACATCTTTGTCACGGCTACCGGCAACAAACACGTCATCCGCGGCGAGCACATGGATGTCATGAAGGACGGCGCTATCATCTGCAACACCGGCCACTTCAACGTGGAGATCGACATACCGGCTCTGGAGAACATGTCCACGGCCCGGCGCACCGTCCGCGACTTCATGGAAGAGTTCACCCAGACTGACGGCCGCATCATCTACCTGCTGGCCGAAGGCCGCCTGGTGAACCTGTCGGCTGCCGAAGGGCACCCCGCGCAGGTCATGGACATGAGCTTCGCTAACCAGGCACTGGCGGCGGAGTTCATCGTCAAGAACCACGCGAACCTGGAGAACAAGGTCTACCCGGTCCCGGTCGAGATCGATGAGCAGATCGCCGCTCTCAAGCTGGAGTCCATGGGCTTCAGCATCGACACGCTCACCGAGGAACAGGTGAAGTACCTGGCCTCCTGGAACGAAGGCACTTAA
- a CDS encoding NDP-sugar synthase — MKAMVLAAGLGTRLRPLTGSISKPMAPIVNRPVLYHILRLIKQHGFDEAVANLHYHPHAITNYFGRGQRVGIELRYSLEPELVGTAGGVKAVQRFLADGTFLVISGDALTDLDLTKLIRQHRESGGIATLALKRVDDPSNYGVVIREKENGRILGFQEKPEPGEELSNLCNCGIYIFEPAVFDYIPKDSFYDFGKQLFPEFVTKDIPFYGFEIDGYWNDVGSLEQYRIGNFDALTGKVKVEIPGKEREPGIYVGKGTRISRSAKLTAPILLGDYCRVGENVSLKGPLVIGDHSVIEKGAALEGVIKWRAAQTGADAKVEGGIIGRGAYIRDEVHIRDRVVVGDRCVIGAGSVLDEEVHLEPFTVIEADSHLR, encoded by the coding sequence TTGAAGGCCATGGTACTGGCAGCCGGCCTGGGCACGCGTCTGAGGCCGCTAACCGGGTCGATCTCCAAACCGATGGCGCCGATCGTCAACCGGCCGGTCCTGTACCACATCCTGCGGCTGATCAAGCAGCACGGCTTTGACGAGGCCGTAGCCAATCTCCATTACCACCCTCACGCGATCACCAACTATTTCGGCCGTGGCCAGCGGGTCGGCATCGAGCTGCGCTATTCCCTCGAACCTGAACTCGTAGGGACGGCCGGCGGCGTCAAGGCGGTGCAACGGTTCCTTGCGGACGGCACGTTCCTGGTCATCAGCGGCGATGCCCTGACCGACCTGGATCTGACAAAGCTGATCAGGCAGCACCGTGAATCTGGCGGAATCGCCACCCTGGCGCTCAAGCGCGTGGACGATCCCAGCAATTATGGTGTAGTCATCCGGGAGAAGGAAAACGGGCGCATCCTCGGTTTTCAGGAAAAACCGGAGCCAGGGGAGGAGCTCAGCAACCTTTGCAACTGTGGCATCTATATCTTCGAGCCAGCGGTTTTCGACTACATCCCCAAGGACTCATTCTACGATTTCGGCAAGCAGCTGTTCCCCGAGTTCGTCACCAAGGACATTCCTTTTTACGGTTTCGAGATCGACGGCTACTGGAACGATGTCGGTAGCCTCGAGCAGTACCGCATCGGCAATTTCGACGCGCTCACCGGCAAGGTCAAAGTCGAGATCCCCGGGAAGGAGCGCGAGCCTGGGATTTACGTGGGCAAAGGGACGCGCATCTCCCGTTCGGCGAAGCTGACCGCGCCGATATTACTTGGCGACTACTGCCGGGTGGGCGAGAACGTGAGCCTGAAGGGGCCACTGGTCATCGGTGACCACAGCGTGATCGAGAAGGGCGCGGCGCTGGAGGGAGTCATCAAGTGGCGGGCGGCCCAGACTGGCGCGGACGCCAAAGTCGAAGGCGGCATCATCGGCCGGGGAGCCTATATCCGCGACGAAGTGCATATCCGCGACCGGGTCGTGGTCGGCGACCGCTGCGTCATCGGCGCCGGCAGCGTGCTGGATGAAGAGGTCCACCTGGAGCCGTTCACAGTCATCGAAGCGGACAGCCATCTGCGGTAG
- the mtnA gene encoding S-methyl-5-thioribose-1-phosphate isomerase — translation MSAGSYTVKTIEWQGDEVVMIDQRILPLEEAYIHHTSWQEVGDSIKTMVIRGAPAIGVATAMGMALAAMQSGATSQEELKRDLDEAAKGLFATRPTAYNLGWALEQQAKIYDQPGEVDEIRARLKARSQEILDEDVAMCIAMGEHAAPLFPKGARILTHCNAGALATAGYGTALGVIRSVFKRDPSIHVFADETRPFLQGARLTAWELQQEGIPCTLITDNMSGYFFKKGEIDAVVVGSDRIAGNGDVANKIGTYTVSVLAKEHGVPFYVAAPTSTVDLSLTDGSQIPIEERDPSEVTHCGARQVAPTGIGVRNPAFDVTPHENVAAIITEMGVHREPYTESLAAAKKGK, via the coding sequence ATGTCCGCGGGCAGCTATACAGTCAAGACCATTGAGTGGCAGGGAGACGAGGTCGTCATGATCGACCAGCGGATTCTGCCGCTTGAAGAGGCATATATCCACCACACCAGCTGGCAGGAAGTCGGCGATTCCATCAAGACGATGGTAATCCGCGGCGCGCCGGCCATCGGTGTAGCGACCGCGATGGGCATGGCCCTGGCTGCCATGCAGTCCGGCGCCACCAGCCAGGAAGAGCTCAAGCGCGACCTGGATGAGGCCGCCAAAGGACTTTTTGCCACCCGGCCTACAGCTTACAATCTTGGCTGGGCGCTGGAGCAACAGGCGAAGATCTATGACCAGCCCGGCGAGGTTGACGAGATCCGCGCCCGGCTCAAGGCGCGCTCCCAGGAGATACTCGACGAGGACGTAGCCATGTGTATCGCCATGGGCGAACACGCTGCGCCGCTCTTTCCCAAAGGCGCCCGCATCCTTACCCACTGCAACGCCGGAGCTCTCGCTACTGCTGGTTATGGCACGGCGCTGGGCGTGATCCGCTCGGTGTTCAAACGTGATCCTTCCATCCATGTTTTTGCCGACGAGACCAGGCCGTTCCTCCAGGGCGCCAGGCTGACCGCCTGGGAGCTTCAGCAGGAGGGCATCCCCTGTACGCTCATCACCGACAACATGTCGGGATATTTCTTCAAAAAGGGCGAGATAGATGCAGTTGTAGTCGGCTCCGACCGGATCGCTGGCAACGGCGACGTCGCCAACAAGATCGGCACCTACACGGTGTCGGTTCTGGCGAAGGAACATGGCGTTCCCTTCTACGTGGCTGCGCCGACTTCGACCGTGGACCTGAGCCTGACTGACGGCTCGCAGATCCCCATCGAAGAGCGCGATCCCTCCGAAGTCACCCATTGCGGCGCCAGGCAGGTGGCGCCAACAGGAATCGGTGTGCGCAATCCGGCATTCGATGTGACTCCGCACGAGAACGTCGCCGCAATCATCACCGAGATGGGAGTACACCGCGAGCCCTATACAGAGAGCCTGGCGGCAGCGAAGAAAGGCAAATAA